One part of the Arachidicoccus terrestris genome encodes these proteins:
- a CDS encoding HipA N-terminal domain-containing protein, whose translation MARQAKIYFQGNLAGYLVEGDNGYSFQYSLEYLAMKDAKPISLTLPLSEKTYHSNVLFPFFDGLIPEGWLLEIGEKHWKLNPRDRFELLINLCRDTVGAVAVYPVEAETHE comes from the coding sequence ATGGCACGTCAAGCAAAAATATATTTTCAAGGCAATTTAGCTGGCTATTTAGTAGAGGGTGATAATGGATATTCTTTTCAATATTCACTTGAGTATCTGGCAATGAAAGATGCAAAGCCTATCAGTCTGACCCTCCCCTTATCAGAAAAGACGTATCATAGTAATGTGCTTTTCCCATTTTTTGATGGTTTGATTCCCGAGGGCTGGTTACTGGAAATTGGAGAAAAGCACTGGAAGCTTAATCCTCGTGATCGTTTTGAATTATTAATTAACCTTTGTAGAGATACAGTTGGTGCTGTTGCAGTCTATCCGGTGGAGGCGGAGACGCATGAATAA
- a CDS encoding SRPBCC family protein encodes MQSKRFHIIGVIMAMLAACFGANAQQAVSTENSVDVKFRKALDQNFRTTFLVDQSREQVFNAINNVRGWWSESIEGATNQPNAEFLYHYKDVHICKLKIVTFIPGKKVVWLVLDNYFNFTQDKTEWKGTKIIFDISRKGGKTQLQFTHEGLVPQYECYKVCHDAWTSYIQGSLKDLITTGKGKPNKKEGGLNAELIKKWGLQPK; translated from the coding sequence ATGCAAAGTAAAAGATTCCATATAATTGGTGTTATAATGGCTATGCTCGCGGCTTGTTTTGGCGCCAATGCACAGCAAGCGGTTAGTACTGAAAATTCAGTCGACGTAAAATTTAGAAAAGCGCTTGACCAAAATTTCCGGACTACGTTTCTGGTGGATCAAAGCCGGGAGCAGGTCTTCAATGCGATTAATAATGTACGTGGGTGGTGGTCAGAAAGCATTGAAGGAGCCACAAATCAGCCTAATGCGGAATTTTTGTATCATTATAAAGATGTTCATATCTGCAAACTGAAGATAGTTACGTTCATACCAGGTAAAAAAGTGGTATGGCTGGTACTGGATAACTACTTTAATTTTACGCAGGATAAAACCGAATGGAAGGGAACGAAAATCATCTTTGACATATCAAGAAAAGGCGGAAAAACCCAGCTTCAATTTACGCACGAGGGTTTAGTCCCTCAATACGAGTGTTATAAGGTCTGCCATGATGCGTGGACGAGTTATATCCAGGGTAGTCTGAAAGATTTAATAACCACAGGCAAGGGAAAGCCTAACAAAAAGGAGGGCGGCCTCAATGCTGAGCTCATAAAGAAATGGGGGCTGCAGCCCAAATAA
- a CDS encoding RagB/SusD family nutrient uptake outer membrane protein: MRSQPQDALNMLRNRAGLQPIGTLFKQIMQQGTMGENAIEFAGEFCRS; the protein is encoded by the coding sequence ATGCGGAGCCAGCCACAGGATGCGCTGAACATGTTGAGAAACCGGGCCGGCCTGCAACCTATCGGAACGCTTTTCAAACAGATCATGCAGCAAGGGACTATGGGTGAAAACGCTATTGAATTTGCCGGTGAGTTTTGCCGTAGTTAG
- a CDS encoding PD-(D/E)XK nuclease family transposase, whose amino-acid sequence MPKKHPGSYGMYVNRWGKLTSHEVQERPDSLKGYKKEAGSIQTAARPLSNRQRADLKKDLVFKLLLGSEQYKKEVILPFHKAFWGHLTTIRDLTPAIPPLTASTVDTRTVNPDVVWQDPKTGAVFLTEMQRRRQEFYSQRISLYEGRFGQRLPFPVVNGTITRFRSLYWA is encoded by the coding sequence ATGCCCAAAAAACACCCCGGTTCCTATGGAATGTATGTTAACAGGTGGGGAAAACTGACCAGTCATGAGGTTCAGGAAAGACCAGATTCCTTAAAAGGTTATAAGAAAGAAGCTGGATCCATACAGACTGCCGCTCGACCGCTCAGTAATCGACAACGTGCAGACCTCAAGAAGGATCTTGTTTTCAAACTACTGCTGGGCAGCGAGCAGTATAAAAAGGAAGTCATACTACCCTTTCACAAAGCCTTCTGGGGGCACCTAACCACTATCCGTGATCTGACACCGGCCATTCCCCCTTTAACAGCCAGCACTGTTGACACCAGAACAGTCAATCCGGATGTTGTCTGGCAAGACCCGAAGACAGGGGCTGTTTTCCTAACGGAAATGCAAAGGCGGAGACAGGAATTCTATAGCCAAAGAATCTCCTTGTATGAGGGGAGGTTCGGGCAACGTTTGCCATTCCCGGTAGTAAATGGGACTATAACCAGGTTCCGGTCTTTGTATTGGGCATAG
- a CDS encoding Rpn family recombination-promoting nuclease/putative transposase has product MYKQGPTDYLHEYASINIADHGDMLTGKDFKMLADLKKAKKVTPERSSERYKWIYLLNNFHKLKKTPDFLRGSYFERVIEIANKLNRTKMEELMDFISDLHAQDRQKRACVEAKAEGKVEGKAELIQNFIENRPKGFKITAASIAALFGVDEQMAQSVLSV; this is encoded by the coding sequence TTGTACAAGCAAGGCCCGACCGATTATCTGCATGAATACGCGAGCATCAACATTGCAGATCACGGTGATATGTTGACCGGTAAGGACTTCAAAATGCTGGCTGATCTGAAAAAAGCAAAAAAGGTGACACCAGAGCGCTCATCAGAACGATATAAATGGATTTACCTATTGAACAATTTTCATAAGTTGAAAAAGACACCCGATTTTTTAAGGGGTAGTTATTTTGAAAGGGTTATTGAAATTGCTAACAAATTAAACAGAACTAAAATGGAAGAACTAATGGATTTTATCTCGGATCTTCACGCGCAAGACCGTCAAAAACGTGCATGTGTAGAAGCCAAAGCAGAAGGAAAAGTTGAAGGGAAAGCAGAATTGATCCAGAATTTCATCGAAAACCGTCCCAAAGGGTTTAAAATTACGGCAGCGTCCATTGCAGCGCTGTTTGGTGTTGATGAACAAATGGCACAATCAGTTTTATCAGTTTAG
- a CDS encoding SRPBCC family protein codes for MMNRPWLTKMLIVIGIPTLYAIILRLFFGIEKWSDLFSVMSVSFLCCLPTIVGILTVYFSSEEKVRNISYRIFVPWIPIFIFFIITLLVSLEGWACWLMILPLFLIAASIGGLIGGYFKLRKRRTKAYISLIVLLPFFMSPIESLIGAIPGTYEADTYIDIHAPADKIWSNITRVGEINQRQDKGWLTRLLGMPRPVEAVLNYNGVGATREAKFTKGLVFHETVSEYVDKKKMVFSIKAFPYEIPSTTMDEHIVIGGKYFDVLSGTYELEKLDNKTYRLHLFSHFKLTTTINFYASWWAEWIMKDIQNNILQIEKERAEKS; via the coding sequence ATGATGAATAGACCCTGGCTAACAAAGATGCTTATTGTCATCGGTATACCGACACTTTATGCGATCATCTTAAGGCTGTTCTTTGGAATCGAAAAATGGAGTGATTTATTTTCAGTAATGTCTGTTTCCTTCTTATGCTGTCTACCTACTATTGTGGGCATATTGACAGTCTATTTTTCCAGTGAGGAAAAAGTTCGAAATATTTCTTATCGGATTTTTGTTCCTTGGATACCGATTTTTATTTTTTTCATTATTACACTTCTGGTTTCGTTGGAAGGTTGGGCCTGCTGGCTTATGATTCTGCCTTTATTTCTTATTGCAGCCTCTATAGGTGGATTGATTGGTGGCTATTTTAAACTACGCAAAAGACGTACGAAAGCATATATTTCGTTGATTGTCTTACTTCCTTTCTTTATGTCACCGATAGAAAGCCTGATCGGAGCAATTCCAGGCACATATGAAGCCGATACATACATTGATATTCATGCACCCGCAGATAAGATATGGAGTAACATAACCAGAGTCGGAGAAATCAACCAGAGACAGGATAAGGGTTGGTTAACAAGATTATTAGGTATGCCGAGACCGGTTGAGGCGGTTCTTAACTATAACGGCGTAGGTGCAACAAGAGAGGCAAAATTTACCAAGGGACTGGTATTTCATGAAACGGTATCTGAATACGTCGATAAAAAGAAAATGGTATTTTCTATTAAAGCTTTTCCTTATGAAATACCCTCAACAACTATGGACGAGCACATTGTCATTGGAGGGAAATACTTTGATGTATTAAGCGGAACCTACGAACTGGAGAAGTTAGATAATAAAACTTACAGGCTTCATTTATTCAGTCATTTTAAGCTAACCACCACAATTAATTTTTATGCAAGTTGGTGGGCCGAGTGGATAATGAAGGACATTCAAAATAATATCCTTCAAATAGAAAAAGAACGAGCGGAAAAGAGTTGA
- a CDS encoding type 1 glutamine amidotransferase domain-containing protein, translated as MKILIIVTNVDRYASGQLPTGLWLSELTHIYHSATGQGYKITIASPRGGNTPIDPESLKPFVLDKVSKQYFENRGFMALLEQTAPLDGIADPYFDCVYLTGGHGTMYDFPDDIHIQAIIKDQYENNRLVAAICHGVGGLLNVKLSDGEYLLKGKTITGFDWFEETIARRKKEVPFNLEAALKARGVHYKKAFIPMTSNVVVDGHLITGQNPFSSKQMAKVVMEQLNR; from the coding sequence ATGAAAATTCTCATAATCGTTACCAATGTCGACAGGTATGCCAGCGGACAACTGCCGACCGGGCTCTGGCTAAGCGAGCTCACCCACATCTATCATAGCGCCACCGGCCAAGGTTATAAAATAACTATTGCCAGCCCCAGAGGCGGAAATACGCCGATCGACCCGGAAAGCCTGAAGCCCTTTGTACTAGATAAAGTCTCTAAACAGTACTTTGAAAACAGGGGTTTTATGGCATTGCTCGAGCAGACCGCTCCTCTTGATGGAATAGCAGACCCATATTTTGACTGTGTTTATCTTACCGGCGGGCATGGCACCATGTATGATTTTCCGGATGATATTCATATACAAGCGATCATCAAGGATCAGTACGAAAATAACCGACTGGTCGCCGCCATATGTCATGGTGTAGGCGGACTGTTGAATGTAAAGCTTTCGGACGGTGAATACCTGCTCAAAGGCAAAACCATCACCGGATTCGACTGGTTTGAGGAAACGATCGCCCGCAGAAAAAAAGAAGTGCCTTTTAATCTTGAAGCGGCACTCAAAGCAAGAGGAGTTCATTATAAGAAAGCATTCATACCCATGACCTCCAATGTGGTGGTGGATGGCCATCTGATTACGGGGCAAAACCCCTTTAGCTCAAAGCAAATGGCAAAAGTAGTCATGGAACAACTGAATAGATAA
- a CDS encoding SRPBCC family protein: MKKQDFTRVYLIDQTPEEIFKSLIDVRGWWSGLFSEEIEGHSDKLNEEFSFRAGDGIHYSKHKLVELTPNKKAVWVVTDSSLSFLEDKGEWIGTKLCFEISKQGARTAVRFTHQGLVPGIECFDRCTSAWSQYLDKFLLPLAKKSEESNLHNDTAPSHL, translated from the coding sequence ATGAAGAAGCAAGATTTTACGCGCGTCTATCTAATAGATCAGACACCAGAAGAGATATTTAAATCCCTAATCGATGTCCGGGGCTGGTGGTCGGGTCTATTTTCTGAAGAGATTGAAGGTCACTCCGACAAGCTCAATGAGGAGTTTAGCTTTCGGGCCGGAGACGGCATCCACTACTCTAAACATAAATTGGTGGAACTCACTCCGAACAAAAAGGCTGTCTGGGTCGTTACGGATAGCAGTCTTTCTTTTCTTGAAGATAAGGGAGAATGGATCGGAACAAAGTTGTGTTTTGAGATTTCAAAGCAGGGCGCCCGGACAGCGGTTCGATTTACGCATCAGGGCCTGGTTCCTGGGATTGAATGTTTTGATCGCTGCACCAGCGCCTGGAGCCAATACCTGGACAAATTTCTGTTGCCACTCGCAAAAAAATCTGAGGAGTCGAACCTGCATAACGATACTGCGCCGTCACATTTGTGA
- a CDS encoding HipA domain-containing protein — MELDQEKLNILAQFIVHERMAITGVQPKISLILNGEKGNKRLTSVGLWGDYILKPDTADFPCVPEVEDLTMHLAALFNIETAKHALIPTSTGQLAYITKRFDRQKGKKIHTEDLCQLSELLTEQKYKSSYERVGKLIRQYATNSGLVVIQYFRLVLFSFLTGNNDMHLKNFSLVHTEKGILIAPAYDLLNVNLVYPEDKEDLALTLGGRKRKIKRSDVDLFAQNIGIANPVRDNIYKEFARCAKQVDDWIERSFLTDAYKENYSSIVTRKLKQIDLL, encoded by the coding sequence TTGGAACTCGATCAGGAGAAATTAAATATCCTGGCGCAATTTATTGTTCATGAGCGAATGGCTATAACAGGAGTGCAACCTAAAATATCACTTATACTAAATGGAGAAAAGGGGAATAAGAGATTGACATCGGTGGGGCTATGGGGAGACTATATCCTCAAACCTGACACTGCAGACTTTCCTTGTGTGCCTGAGGTTGAAGATTTGACCATGCACTTAGCTGCGTTATTTAACATTGAAACAGCCAAGCATGCGCTGATCCCTACTTCGACTGGTCAGCTGGCTTATATTACGAAACGGTTTGACCGGCAGAAAGGAAAGAAAATCCATACAGAGGACTTGTGTCAACTGTCCGAATTACTGACAGAGCAAAAGTATAAAAGTTCGTATGAGCGTGTCGGAAAGCTGATCAGGCAGTACGCGACAAATTCAGGGTTAGTTGTTATACAATATTTTAGGCTCGTATTATTCAGCTTTTTAACGGGCAACAATGATATGCATTTGAAGAATTTTTCCCTGGTGCATACTGAAAAGGGTATTTTGATTGCGCCGGCGTACGACCTCTTAAATGTTAATCTGGTTTACCCCGAGGACAAGGAAGATCTGGCGTTGACCTTAGGGGGCCGTAAAAGAAAAATCAAACGTTCGGATGTCGATCTATTTGCTCAGAATATAGGTATTGCTAACCCCGTCAGGGATAATATTTATAAGGAATTTGCAAGATGCGCTAAGCAAGTCGATGATTGGATTGAAAGAAGTTTCCTGACAGATGCCTATAAAGAGAACTATTCATCAATTGTGACCAGGAAGCTGAAGCAAATTGACTTGTTATAA
- the dinB gene encoding DNA polymerase IV, translated as MERQIVHCDLDTFFVSVERLLNSELIGKPVLVGGFSDRAVVASCSYEARRFGVHSAMPMRLARQLCPEGIIVRGDHDQYSRFSRIVTQIIEERTPVVEKASIDEHYLDITGMDKFFGSWKWARELRQRIIKETGLPISFGLSVNKTVSKIATGEAKPCNERKVDSGGEKPFLAPLSIRKIPMVGEKTYLQLRNMGISRIQTLQEMPPETMHRVLGANGVSIWRKANGVDEAPVLPYSEQKSMSKENTFERDTIDMTRLRRVIAGMVDELAFDLRSGKRVTGCITLKIRYSNFETFTRQLKIGYTSSEKILLEKAMQLFEKLYSRRMLIRLIGIKLSDLVGGAYQIDLFSDVEEELNLMQAMDGIRSRFGRDKVMRASVF; from the coding sequence ATGGAACGGCAAATCGTGCATTGTGATCTGGATACATTCTTTGTGTCGGTGGAGCGGCTCTTAAACAGTGAGCTGATTGGAAAACCTGTTCTTGTGGGCGGTTTTTCCGATAGGGCCGTTGTCGCTTCCTGCTCATATGAGGCCAGAAGGTTTGGCGTGCATTCGGCCATGCCGATGCGGCTGGCCAGGCAGCTTTGTCCGGAGGGTATTATCGTGCGGGGTGATCACGATCAATATAGCCGGTTTTCCAGGATCGTCACCCAAATCATAGAAGAAAGGACACCGGTGGTAGAGAAGGCCAGTATTGATGAGCATTACCTGGATATAACCGGTATGGATAAATTCTTTGGTTCCTGGAAATGGGCCAGGGAGCTGAGGCAAAGGATCATCAAGGAAACGGGTCTACCGATCTCTTTTGGGCTCTCGGTGAATAAAACGGTGTCTAAGATCGCTACCGGTGAAGCCAAGCCCTGTAATGAGAGGAAGGTGGACAGCGGAGGGGAAAAGCCTTTTTTGGCGCCGCTTTCGATCCGTAAAATACCGATGGTAGGAGAGAAGACCTATCTGCAGCTGCGTAATATGGGTATTTCCAGGATTCAGACCTTACAGGAAATGCCACCGGAAACCATGCACAGGGTACTTGGGGCGAACGGCGTTTCCATCTGGCGGAAGGCTAACGGGGTAGATGAAGCACCCGTACTTCCTTACAGTGAACAAAAAAGCATGAGCAAGGAAAACACTTTTGAACGTGATACGATTGATATGACCCGACTCAGGCGTGTGATCGCCGGGATGGTTGATGAACTGGCTTTCGATCTGAGAAGTGGAAAAAGGGTAACCGGTTGTATCACCCTCAAGATCCGCTATTCCAATTTTGAAACTTTTACCAGGCAACTGAAAATCGGCTATACCTCGTCAGAAAAGATCCTGCTGGAAAAAGCCATGCAACTCTTTGAAAAGCTGTATTCCAGAAGAATGCTGATCCGGCTGATCGGGATTAAATTAAGTGATCTGGTCGGCGGAGCCTATCAGATAGATCTGTTCAGCGATGTAGAAGAAGAGCTTAATCTGATGCAGGCCATGGATGGCATCCGGAGCCGTTTCGGCAGGGATAAAGTCATGCGGGCTTCCGTTTTTTAA
- a CDS encoding VOC family protein: MAKQIFINLAVKDLQKSMDLYTALGFTNNPQFSDDVGKCMVWSDTIFVMLLTHEKFSSFTTKPIADTKSNIAGLFSLSTDSVDEMNKIMADGLKAGGIEPNEVKDYGFMQQRTLEDFDGHTWEVFYMDISKFPAEQ; this comes from the coding sequence ATGGCAAAACAGATTTTTATCAATTTGGCGGTAAAGGACCTTCAGAAATCGATGGATCTTTATACCGCTTTAGGATTTACCAATAATCCACAGTTTTCTGACGATGTAGGAAAGTGCATGGTGTGGAGTGACACCATTTTCGTCATGCTTTTGACGCACGAAAAGTTTTCAAGCTTCACCACTAAGCCTATTGCCGATACAAAGTCGAATATAGCGGGACTTTTTTCTCTTTCAACAGACAGTGTAGACGAGATGAATAAGATTATGGCAGACGGGTTAAAAGCGGGCGGCATCGAACCTAATGAAGTAAAGGATTATGGGTTTATGCAACAGCGAACCCTTGAAGATTTTGACGGACACACCTGGGAAGTTTTTTATATGGACATCTCGAAATTCCCGGCGGAACAGTAA
- the dnaE gene encoding DNA polymerase III subunit alpha, with amino-acid sequence MLLNVHSYYSLRYGTLSLEQIVEDMMALGYENAVLTDINNSSAVLDFIRLTRDKGLNGIAGMEYRNGNELLYIGIARNLAGFKQLNELMTGANREKKALPAVAPELPDAFVIYPYGKRAVPLLKENEFIGIRPGELSKIRMEPVSNYSKYVCLSAVSFHKEDYRLHLQLRAIDHNILISQLQKEQAGCRDEAMIPKEQLLQAYSDFPRLTDNTRQLIRSCSFNFDFDEVKNKKTFTGNRSDDKRLLHKYAMDGFYRRYGKDDKTAFDRVQKELDIIDNLNFSAYFLITDDICRYARTRNYHYVGRGSGANSIIAYCLGITDVDPIALNLYFERFLNPKRKIPPDFDVDFSWNNRDDIYDYIMHRYQAGHVALMGATSTFRSRSSIRELGKVYGLPKAEIDRLIHEPEHTANKNEVTDMILSVYQQMADFPNQRTIHASGVLISERPMTSYCALDYPPKGLPTAQFDMYVAEQIGFEKFDILSQRGIGHIKDCKELIRQNLGEIVSTDNPRRFFSDEKMAAQLRSANTIGCFYIESPAMLQLLTKLRCDNYPTLVAASSIIRPGVAASGMMKAYIERHLDPDKAVYPHRVFKEQLQDTYGVMVYQEDVMKIGHHYGGLDLADADVLRRMMSGKTRNTEQLDAIRDKFFDHCLRAGYPDTTSKEIWRQMESFAGYSFNKAHSASFAVESYQSLFLKTYYPREFMVAVLNNYGGFYQRKVYVNEARKAGGVIGLPCVNRSVLGASISGKDIYLGFDSILNLEGDLSARIAEQWLRGGDYTSLENFALRTGAGLEQLIILIRSGAFRHMGTGKKELLWEAHLLLSSYKPQRQASLFENTAKKPVLPKLETSLLEDLYDEIELLGFPVSGSMFDLLKSDYRGTASGKDLTGLEGLTVRVVGDFVCDKQVRTKTGAVMKFGTFLDVNGDFIDTIHFPAQLKQFPLQGNGVYLIQGKVVKDFGCAAIEVEKCARMPLKPDPRSI; translated from the coding sequence ATGCTATTAAATGTTCATAGTTATTACAGTTTACGCTACGGGACGCTGAGCCTGGAGCAGATCGTTGAGGATATGATGGCCCTGGGCTATGAGAACGCGGTGCTGACGGATATCAATAACAGCTCCGCAGTACTGGATTTTATAAGGCTTACCCGGGATAAAGGCCTCAATGGAATAGCAGGTATGGAATACCGCAATGGCAATGAACTGCTCTATATCGGTATTGCCAGGAACCTGGCAGGCTTTAAACAGTTAAATGAGCTGATGACTGGGGCCAATAGAGAGAAAAAGGCGCTGCCCGCCGTTGCACCGGAACTTCCGGATGCATTTGTCATCTATCCTTACGGCAAACGGGCGGTGCCTTTGCTGAAGGAAAATGAATTTATCGGTATCCGTCCGGGTGAGCTGAGTAAAATCCGTATGGAACCCGTTTCGAACTATAGTAAATATGTTTGCTTGTCGGCTGTCTCGTTTCACAAAGAGGATTATAGACTTCATTTGCAACTGCGCGCCATTGATCATAATATCCTGATCTCACAGCTGCAAAAAGAACAGGCTGGGTGTAGGGATGAGGCCATGATACCAAAGGAGCAGCTTTTGCAGGCCTACAGCGATTTTCCGAGGCTGACTGATAACACCCGTCAGCTGATCCGGTCCTGTAGTTTTAATTTTGATTTTGATGAAGTAAAGAATAAGAAGACTTTTACCGGTAACCGGTCTGATGACAAAAGGCTATTGCATAAATACGCCATGGACGGTTTTTACAGGCGGTACGGGAAGGACGATAAAACGGCTTTTGACCGCGTTCAAAAAGAGCTGGACATTATCGACAATCTAAACTTTTCCGCCTATTTTCTGATTACGGATGATATCTGCCGTTATGCCAGAACAAGAAATTATCACTATGTCGGCAGAGGAAGCGGCGCCAACAGTATTATTGCCTATTGTCTGGGCATAACCGATGTGGACCCCATCGCGCTGAATTTATATTTTGAGCGTTTTTTGAATCCGAAACGAAAAATACCACCGGATTTTGATGTGGATTTTAGCTGGAATAACCGGGATGATATATATGACTATATCATGCATCGCTATCAGGCGGGCCATGTGGCGCTCATGGGGGCGACAAGTACTTTTCGCTCCAGAAGCAGTATCCGGGAGCTCGGCAAGGTCTATGGCCTGCCGAAGGCTGAGATTGACCGGCTCATTCATGAGCCGGAGCATACAGCGAATAAAAACGAGGTCACGGATATGATACTTTCAGTCTATCAGCAGATGGCTGATTTTCCGAACCAAAGGACCATTCACGCTTCAGGCGTATTAATTTCTGAACGCCCTATGACCAGTTATTGCGCTCTGGATTACCCGCCCAAAGGACTGCCGACGGCACAGTTTGATATGTATGTGGCGGAGCAGATCGGTTTTGAGAAGTTTGATATCCTTTCGCAAAGGGGGATCGGGCATATTAAGGACTGTAAGGAGCTGATTCGGCAAAACCTGGGGGAAATTGTCAGCACGGACAATCCGCGTCGTTTTTTCTCCGATGAAAAGATGGCTGCCCAGCTAAGGTCGGCTAACACGATTGGCTGTTTTTATATTGAAAGCCCTGCGATGCTGCAACTGCTGACCAAGCTACGATGTGATAATTATCCGACGCTGGTGGCAGCCAGTTCGATAATCCGCCCCGGGGTGGCTGCCTCCGGCATGATGAAAGCTTATATTGAACGGCATCTCGATCCGGATAAAGCGGTTTATCCGCATCGGGTATTTAAAGAGCAGCTGCAAGATACCTACGGGGTGATGGTGTACCAGGAAGATGTTATGAAGATTGGTCATCATTACGGCGGGCTGGATCTGGCCGACGCGGATGTGCTTAGACGGATGATGAGCGGCAAGACCCGCAATACGGAACAACTGGATGCCATTAGGGATAAGTTTTTTGATCACTGCCTGAGGGCTGGCTATCCGGATACAACCTCTAAAGAGATCTGGCGGCAGATGGAGAGCTTTGCCGGGTATTCCTTTAATAAGGCCCATAGTGCTTCTTTTGCCGTGGAAAGCTACCAGAGTCTCTTTCTGAAAACCTATTACCCCAGAGAGTTTATGGTGGCGGTTTTAAATAACTATGGAGGCTTTTATCAGAGAAAAGTGTATGTCAATGAGGCTAGAAAGGCAGGCGGCGTGATTGGCCTTCCCTGTGTTAACAGAAGTGTGCTGGGCGCCTCTATTTCGGGTAAGGATATTTATCTGGGTTTTGACTCGATACTGAACCTGGAGGGTGACTTGTCGGCACGTATCGCTGAACAGTGGCTCCGTGGTGGAGACTATACCAGTCTGGAGAACTTCGCGCTCCGAACGGGCGCCGGGCTGGAGCAGCTCATCATTCTCATCCGCTCGGGGGCTTTTCGCCATATGGGTACCGGAAAAAAAGAGTTGCTTTGGGAGGCGCATTTACTCCTGAGCAGCTATAAGCCGCAGCGGCAGGCCAGTCTTTTTGAAAACACCGCAAAAAAGCCGGTGTTGCCCAAACTGGAAACCAGCCTGCTGGAAGATCTCTATGATGAAATTGAACTGCTGGGATTTCCCGTGTCCGGCAGTATGTTCGACCTTTTAAAAAGCGATTACAGGGGAACGGCGAGCGGAAAGGATTTAACAGGCCTGGAAGGGCTGACCGTCCGGGTTGTCGGTGATTTTGTCTGCGATAAGCAGGTGCGTACCAAAACCGGAGCGGTCATGAAGTTTGGGACTTTTCTGGATGTGAACGGTGATTTTATAGATACGATCCATTTTCCGGCGCAGTTAAAACAGTTTCCCTTGCAGGGTAACGGCGTGTACCTGATACAGGGTAAAGTGGTGAAGGATTTTGGATGCGCGGCCATTGAGGTTGAAAAATGTGCCCGTATGCCGTTAAAGCCGGATCCCAGGAGTATATGA